The genomic interval CATTTGCCGAGAATGGCGCGCACCTTGTCTTAGCTGGTCCTTCAATGTTGCCAAAAAAAACCTATAAATCCAAATCAGAGTCGTAAAGTTTGTTCTTACTCAACGAACGTAGAGGACTATCAGTATCATGGTCTGATGCATAAGTAGGCGAAGATGTCCCATCTATTTTGGGAATTGAACACACTCTGATACTACCTCCACGTTCCCCCCCGCACCACCTTGCCCCACCAAGTTCTCATCCACTCCAATTATCTCCTCCTCCACATATGCACAAATCAAGGCTTGGTCCTCTTCAAAATCCATGTAATTCTCCTTATAATACAAAATGACTTGTTTTAAAAAAGTAAATATTTGAAACTAGGAACATAGTTAACTAACAATATCAAGAATTTTCAAGATTAAGcattatatgtatttattttcaagagagagagcaggaaaaaatcatataaacaaaTATCCTCCCAAGTTCAACTTCAAAGCCATTGAATCATCTTAACTATGCTTAACCCAGGTCTAATGCATGCATGTACGTAGCATTAAGAAGCATTTCTACAGTATTCTACCACTAAATATACAGCAGATACATACAAAATGTCCAGATAATTAATGCAGCAGTTTTTGATTCTTGTCCTTTATTTGACTCTTTCACTACATCAATCTTCTTTTCTCCTGCATTCAGTAAAGAAAAATGTTTAAGAATGATAATAAGGGGATTAAAATCTCTCAAAGTCATGTTTATTGTACTCTACTCTGTTTATAGCATCCAAATTAAGCATGCCgatgaaaaaagaagaaacaaaaaagtGCATCTGCTTTTAAATTAAGACACCTTTGTAGATGTGCTTATATAATGAGATTCTGATACGATGACAAGCTCATTTAATGAGATAGCCaactaaaacataattttttgGAACAAACAAAAAAgtgaactgaaaattttcaaggTAATGGAGAAACTAACCAGCCGTGAGAAAGGAAATCCACTAATGGAGAAACCAACCAGCAATGACAAAGGAAACCCATTCATTCATCAATCACTGGAGAAAGCAAGGGCTTATTTGAGAAGAAAGCTTCCAAATTCGCCACCATAAGCTCGTACAAATCCAAGAAGGTTTCCTTCGTAAAGACAGCTGCATGTGGTAACAACACAACATTATCCAATGCAAAGAGCTCTTTAGGAACACTGGGCTCATTCTCAAACACATCCAATCCAGCACCAGCAATATCTCCTTGCATCAAACACTGTACCAGTTCCTTTTCATCAATAACTGCACCTCGTCCGATGTTAATAATGACTCCGTTCTTCCCCAGTGCCAACAAGACTTCCTTATCTATCATATGGCGGGTTTGACTAGTTAATGCACAACAAATGACAAGGACATCGCTATCAGCTGCAAGTTCACAGACACTAGAATAGTAAGGGTATGACACAGGCGGCTTCTTCTTCCTTGAGTTGTACAAAATGATGCAGCCAAAGGCCTGAAGCCTTTTTGCAACTTCTAAGCCAATGCTTCCCAATCCAACAATGCCAACTCGCTTGCCTCCGATCTGTAATCATCGGTCATCACCACCACATAAATATTATGGAATAGATAACATAGTTCAACTATCAGAGAGGTGAGATACCAGATAATACTGTGTAAATATCATAGCATAAATAACATTTGAACACTGCTTATTTCACTTGTTGGATCCTGCGGTTGTGCCCCTACAAATATCTCTGATGGATTGCTGCTTCTACTGTTGATCATTCAATGGTAGTCTTAGCCCAAGCATTCAAACACCGCAGTGAGAAGGATTTGTGTTCAGCAAAAATATAGGCAGAACTCAATCATTTAGATAGATCACTATATCTCCATACCCATCTCTCATATCGCATGATTTTCCTCAAAACACAGCACTCTTCGCATTACTGCGTCTACTTTGTCAGTGGGTAATTAAGAACCAAACATGTAAAAGCaactttgaaaatataaaaataaaggcGCTATTTAATGTGGCTTTGAACATTCTTTCCTtctatgaaagaaaaaaaaatacaagaggCATAAGTGCAACAGATTTCTCgaccttatttattttttatttttttaaatcctgGAATGTGATTTCAAAGAAGATCACAAAcctgatggatccatacccaatCAAGAGCAGCCGGCTGCTGCTCCTTCAACATTTTTGGCGCCAGTTGCTCCTCCGTCAATCTTTGCTGCACTGTTTCAATCTTGTCAGCACCAGCTGTCCAGAATGTCAAAATTAGGCAGCCTACCAACTTTGATTTTTGATCCTCCCCTTCCCTATATATGTGTGAGTGTGTGAGATGAAAAAAATAAGAGAGAAGACAACACAACACAAGGCAAGGCAGAGGGAACACCGGAAATTCTTTTGTAAATTAGTGTGTATTGTGAGTCGGCAGAGAGAGCTGTAAGAGTTGAGTGATTATTGCATCATtcctcctctgtatttttccCAGTACATATAGTAATTTCTCTCTCTCGTAgacgtaggccggaatttggccgaaccacatAACTCCAGTGTCAATATTTTTCTGTGTGCTCGTTTATTTTACTAATTAGTCAACTGGTAAACCcaacaaaatggtattagagcaatgttGAGCATTTCTGGTAAATTTTCTCGATGAAAGAAGGCATCTATGGCTCTCGGATAGATTTTTCAAGTAGCTTGAAACTTCAAATTGATCAGACCATCGCGTAGCTTTTGTCAATACGATCGCAGCAGTGAAGACGACGTCAAAAGTTGACTCCGAACAAAGTCATCATACGGGCCACCGCAATATTGCAAATTATACTTTGTTTCTTAAAAATTTGCAAAACCTGCAAGTCTTATTTGCAGTGAAGAATATGGAGAGCGCCACATCAGTGTGGCCCACTAGACACGTCATCAAAGTGGGTCCCACTTTCCACGTCATTAGCAAACCTTATGTGCCATGTCATCGCAGGCCCCACTATGCCACCTTAGCTGCATGCCCCACTCTGCCACCTTAGCTATGGGTCCCACTCTGCCATGTCATCACGGGCCCCACTCACCAAGCTAGCAAACGGCGTTAGAATATTCCGTCAACCAGGGGAATATTCCATTAAGTTGAACCAGGTCAGTCTAGATTTGTTTTTGGGCTGAATCAAGTCAATTTTGAGCCCATTTTTGCAAGGTTGGATTGGTTTCCAACAAAATCGACCATTCCAAACGCAACCGTGCATTCGGTTTCTTGAGATTCTGTCCCGATTTTTCTATATAAGTAGATTAGTGCTTAATAATTACTTGAAATCAATAGAGGAGTTAGACTAGGGTACTATGATCAAGGCCTCTAATTATACTCTTTGGAGGTCTCAAATGGAGGATCTCCTCAATTTTAAGGATCTGGCAGATCCTTTGGATTATAAAGGTGTGAAACCAGATTTCGTCAAAGACGATGATTgaagaaaaatgaataagaagACCATTGGTCAAATCAAACAATGGATTGACCATAAGGTATATCATCATGTTGCATAGGGGACTGATGCTTATAAACTTTGGGAGAAACTGGAAAACATGTATCAAGCCAAGACCGCTCGCAACAAACCCACGTTAATGAGACGGCTTGTTAATATGAAGTTAAAAAGTGGAACCTCTATAGCTGAACACACtagtgagttccaaaacctagtGAATCAGCTTTCATCTGTGAAGATGGATCTTTGCGATGAAACAAGAAAAATTACTGCTCCTTAGCTCCTTACCAGACAGCTGGGAGACATTGGTTATCACTCTTAACAATTTAGCTCTTGATAGCAAACTTACCATGGCGATGGTAAAAGATGCCTTATTCAACGAGGAGGCCAGGAGAAAAGAGATGAGTGTAGATCAGTCACAAGCCTTTGTTGCTGAAATCAAAGGCCGACCTCAAGGAGGTACTAGTACCAGAGGTAGAGGCAAAGGTAGAAGCAGATCTAGAGGAAGGTCCCAGGATCGTGGTAGATCCAATGATGGTAGAAGTTGGCAAATAGGAAAGATCTCTTATTACTATTGTGGCATTGAAGGCCACATGAATAAAGATTATCGAAAATTTCGGCAAGATCATGGTCAAAGTAGCCAACAACAAAACAAGGACGAAGGTGAGAGCTTGGTCACCTTAACCCAAGATATATCAGTATTTTCGATTGATAAAGATACATGTTGTCATATTGGGAACCACGACACTGAATGGGTGGTAGACATAGCAGCCTCCTACCACGCTACTCCCCACAAGGAGTTCTTCATGGTGTATAAATATGGAAACTTTGGTACAATAAAGTTGGGGAACACCAATTCTTCTCAGATCGTGGGAATTAGAGACATGCAGATTGAGACCAATACTGATTGCACCATAACACTGAAGGACCCAGACTTTCAGCTCAATCTTATTTCTAGGGCAGCCCTTCATAAACAGGGTTATGAAAGCTACTTTAGGAAAGACGCTTGGAAATTGTCAAAAGGTGCCTTGACAATAGCATGAGGACGTATTTGCTACACATTGTACAAGacgcaagtaaagatttgtactgATGTCATCAATGCAGTGAAAGATAAAGCATCACCAAACTTATGGCACAAGAGACTCGGATACATGGGTGAGAAATGACTCTTTATACTGGCGAAGAAGGCATTTATCAAAATCACAAAAGGTATTGCTTTGAACCAATGTGATCATTGCTTATTTGGGAAACAACACAGAGTTTCATTCAATTCCTCTATGAAGAGAAGGTCAAAACCATTTAGTTCAGTACACTCTGACGTATGCGGACCCATAGAAATAGAATCAATCGGCGACAACAGGTATTTTGTTACCTCTATTGACAATGCTTTAAGGAAGGTGTGgatatattttctaaaaacaaaggaccaggtatttaaatatttcaaggaatttcatgcTATGGTAGAGAGGCAAACAGGGAAGAAATTAAAGTGTCTCCGGACAGACAATGGAGGCGAGTATACTTCCAATGAGAGCAAAGTATAATGTGCTGAACACGATATCAGGCATGAAAGGACAGTCCCACGTACCCCATAACATAATGGTATAGTTGAAAGTATGAATCGGACCTCAGTATGGCTAAATTACCTAAGCCATTCCAGGGGAAAGTTGTTCGTGCCGCATGTTACCTTATCAACATATCACCGTTAGCACCATTTAATTTTGGAATTCCAAAGAACGTATTGACTAGAAGAAAAGTTTCTTACACTCATCtaagagtgtttgggtgcaaagATTTCGCATATATATCTAATGAGTAGAGGCAAAAGCTCGACGTGAAGTCCATTCCATACATCTTCATTGGCTATGGAGATGATGAATTCAGCTATAAATTATGGGGATCCGGAGAGGAAGCATGTTATCAAATCGACAGatgtggttttccatgaaaaccagGTGTTTGAGGACTTTGAACCACAAATAAAGTCTAAGTAGCCTAGTTCCAGTGCTCCAGACATTGTATTGGATCCTACACCATCATATGCTCCTACAAACTATGGAGAGCTGTAGGATGATCCTCTGGAAACAGAGGTAGACCGTGTTGAGCAGGGGGAGCAACAACCCCCTTCACCAGAAATTGCAGAATCATCACATCAGTCAGATGATGAAGCATCTCCTCCTCCAAAAGATGTTGAGCCCAAAAGATCTAAAAGAGGTCGTGTTCTAATTCCGTCGAGAAGATATCTAGGACCAGAATATCTTTTACTCACTGATGAAGGAGAGCCAGCAAGTTTCCACGAGGTCAAATCTCATACTGACAAAACCAAATGGGTGGAAGTTATGTAAGCAGTGATGAATTCTTTATATAAGAATCAAACGTATGAGCTGGTAAGACTTCCCAAAGAGAAGAGAGCACTGAggaacaaatgggtgttcaaaCTGAAGAAATATGGTGGTGGACAGATAGTGACACATAAAATCAGATTAgtcgtcaaaggtttcgaacagaagaaAGGCGTTGACTTTGACGAGATATTTTTGCTAGTAGTGAAAATGATAACAATTCGAGTCATACTCGGATTGGTAGCCAAGTTAAATCTAGAgcttgaacaaatggatgtgaagacagctttcctacatggagacttggaagaagacatTTACATGGAGCAATTAGAAGGGTTTGAAGTTCCAGGGAAGGAACACCTAgtctgcaggttgaagaaaagtcTCTACGGTCTTAACCAAGCACTGAGACAATGATATAGAAAATTTGACTCTTTCATGGTGAGTCATGGATACAAGAGGATTGCAGAAGATCAGTGTGCATATGTTCAGATATTCCCTGATGGTAGTCTTGTCATACTACTGCTCTATGTTGATCATTGGTCAGGATGCAAGCAAGATCAACAAGTTAAAGATGGAGTTGTCTAAGTTATTTGAAATGAAGCACTTaggcccagctcagcagatcctaGGCATGAGGATCAATCATGATAGGAAAGCAAGAAGTTGTCTCACTCATCAAGGGAAGAAATGTCAACAGTCCCATACTCATCA from Malania oleifera isolate guangnan ecotype guangnan chromosome 9, ASM2987363v1, whole genome shotgun sequence carries:
- the LOC131164860 gene encoding glyoxylate/hydroxypyruvate reductase HPR3-like; this encodes MASQPHRPRELPLVLVLRPSPVFTVFEAQFSQKLQFLKAWESPLPVVTFLTTHAQSVRAALCSGESPITAEILRWLPSLRFIVTTSAGLNHIDLPECRRRGIAVANAGTVFSAEVADTAVGLLLDVLRKVSAANRYVRAGLWKISGDYPLGSKIGGKRVGIVGLGSIGLEVAKRLQAFGCIILYNSRKKKPPVSYPYYSSVCELAADSDVLVICCALTSQTRHMIDKEVLLALGKNGVIINIGRGAVIDEKELVQCLMQGDIAGAGLDVFENEPSVPKELFALDNVVLLPHAAVFTKETFLDLYELMVANLEAFFSNKPLLSPVIDE